From Pigmentibacter ruber, a single genomic window includes:
- a CDS encoding saccharopine dehydrogenase family protein: protein MSFKKNVAIFGAGKIGKLVVNLLSNCNDYEITVYDTNKENAKKAAYNQISGKILDNVNYDAADFMDTKSIERALQNKNYVLSCAPFYCNKGIAEVARKLKVHYLDLTEDVKTTAAIKELAKNAHNAFIPQCGLAPGFITIVAHDLAKEFDLINSVKMRVGALPKFPHNKLKYNLTWSTEGLINEYCNPCEVLHNGKLELVPPLEGLETLSIDGDEYEAFNTSGGLGTLAESLVHKVKHMDYKSIRYPGHREILQILLHDLKFIEDREGLKKIFERALPHTTQDVVIIFVTVTGEKNNQYSQKSYAKKIYHSNIGEEHWGAIQITTAAGICAVLDLHANAELPNSGFIRQEEISYDKFIKNRFGKYYS, encoded by the coding sequence ATGTCCTTTAAAAAAAATGTAGCCATATTTGGCGCAGGAAAAATAGGCAAATTAGTAGTCAATTTACTCTCCAACTGTAATGATTATGAAATTACAGTTTATGATACAAACAAGGAAAATGCTAAAAAAGCAGCATACAATCAAATATCAGGAAAAATACTTGATAATGTTAACTATGATGCAGCAGACTTTATGGACACCAAAAGTATCGAAAGAGCTTTACAGAATAAAAATTATGTTTTGAGTTGCGCACCATTTTATTGCAATAAAGGAATAGCAGAAGTAGCTCGTAAATTAAAAGTCCATTACTTAGATCTCACTGAAGATGTCAAAACAACAGCAGCAATCAAAGAACTTGCTAAAAACGCCCATAATGCATTTATACCACAGTGCGGTTTAGCTCCAGGATTTATTACAATAGTTGCTCATGACTTAGCTAAAGAATTTGATTTAATAAATAGCGTTAAAATGCGAGTTGGAGCCCTCCCTAAGTTTCCACATAACAAGTTAAAATATAACCTTACTTGGAGCACAGAAGGTCTAATCAATGAATATTGTAATCCATGTGAAGTCTTACATAATGGTAAACTCGAATTAGTTCCTCCACTTGAAGGCTTAGAAACCCTTAGTATTGATGGTGATGAGTATGAAGCTTTTAATACGTCCGGTGGTCTAGGCACATTAGCGGAATCACTTGTTCATAAAGTAAAACATATGGATTACAAATCTATCCGTTATCCAGGGCATAGAGAAATATTGCAAATACTCCTCCACGACTTAAAATTTATCGAAGATAGAGAGGGCTTAAAGAAAATATTTGAAAGAGCATTGCCTCATACAACTCAAGATGTTGTGATTATTTTTGTAACAGTAACTGGTGAAAAAAATAATCAATATAGTCAAAAGAGTTATGCAAAGAAAATTTATCATTCTAACATAGGAGAAGAGCATTGGGGGGCTATACAAATTACCACAGCAGCAGGGATATGTGCCGTTTTAGACTTGCATGCCAATGCTGAGTTACCAAATTCAGGCTTCATAAGACAAGAAGAGATTAGTTATGATAAGTTTATAAAGAACCGTTTTGGAAAATACTATTCTTAA
- a CDS encoding TolC family protein — protein MKKNKVQNLNITNPLFLVLLGLNVSISSKIFSQEKVESSVPTKNSTIQFQANTNPNDTSQPVLTLEASMNMAEVYSFTAKMAQQEFYATEAKEDAVFRGMLPTVSISGNYMQNSSDVNPLVGNSAAMAYGFPDTTSSTGTLSVTQPIIGLLPMFYSLQQASALTRAALQSRIQSRIDARFYGAQAFINLQKADQLLKAAKSAMEVSEKQLNDGNAQFNAGRLTNADLLKFKLDFENSKTSVLQAQTTYKVALITLAEAIGIKNSSAISVTSSEKSVWEMKSQKLPSLENILYPGLARRNDLLAAKENVEAAKQGKNYSYTTYLPSLNFVANYTRNFMAKDATISGQTYSASSIQDQFSYGIQLSWVLLDWGVRQAQISGAVAAEQKAKYNLENLNLNARIDITNSYLQLQNAIQVLDSAKVSVQYAQDVYSQMKARFDNGQVTATDLITAANDQTNARANLANARGSLDLAWITFQKSTGSKLTSLN, from the coding sequence ATGAAAAAAAATAAAGTACAGAATCTTAATATTACGAATCCCCTTTTCCTAGTATTGTTGGGACTTAATGTAAGTATCTCTAGTAAAATTTTTTCACAAGAAAAAGTTGAATCTTCAGTCCCGACAAAAAATTCTACTATCCAATTTCAAGCAAATACTAATCCTAATGATACTAGTCAACCAGTATTAACTTTAGAAGCATCCATGAATATGGCTGAAGTTTATTCATTTACAGCAAAAATGGCACAACAAGAGTTTTATGCAACAGAAGCAAAAGAAGATGCTGTGTTTAGAGGGATGTTACCAACTGTCTCAATTAGTGGCAATTATATGCAAAATAGTAGTGATGTAAATCCGCTTGTTGGAAATAGTGCTGCAATGGCCTACGGTTTTCCTGATACAACCAGTTCTACTGGTACATTATCGGTTACTCAACCTATCATAGGTTTATTGCCTATGTTCTATTCTTTACAGCAAGCATCCGCACTAACGAGAGCGGCTTTACAAAGTAGAATTCAAAGTCGAATCGATGCAAGATTTTATGGAGCACAAGCTTTTATTAACCTGCAAAAAGCAGATCAGTTATTAAAAGCTGCCAAATCAGCTATGGAAGTTTCTGAAAAACAATTGAATGACGGAAATGCGCAGTTTAATGCTGGAAGATTGACAAATGCTGATTTACTTAAATTTAAATTGGATTTTGAAAACTCAAAAACAAGTGTGTTACAAGCTCAAACAACTTATAAAGTAGCTTTAATTACCCTTGCTGAAGCTATTGGTATAAAAAATAGTAGCGCAATTTCAGTAACAAGTAGTGAAAAATCTGTATGGGAAATGAAGTCACAAAAATTACCTTCATTAGAAAATATTTTGTATCCTGGGCTAGCAAGAAGAAATGATCTTTTAGCCGCAAAAGAAAATGTTGAAGCTGCAAAGCAAGGTAAAAATTATTCATATACAACATACTTACCATCTTTAAATTTTGTTGCAAACTATACCAGAAATTTTATGGCAAAAGATGCAACAATATCAGGACAGACTTACAGTGCTTCAAGCATTCAAGATCAATTTAGTTATGGCATTCAGCTTTCTTGGGTTTTACTTGATTGGGGTGTAAGACAAGCACAAATAAGTGGTGCTGTTGCAGCTGAGCAAAAAGCAAAATACAACTTAGAAAATTTAAATTTAAATGCAAGAATTGATATCACAAATAGTTATCTTCAACTGCAAAATGCAATTCAGGTATTAGATTCAGCAAAAGTATCAGTGCAATATGCTCAAGATGTATATTCGCAAATGAAGGCTCGTTTTGATAATGGACAGGTGACTGCTACTGATTTAATTACCGCAGCAAATGATCAAACGAATGCTAGGGCAAATTTAGCAAATGCAAGAGGATCTTTAGATCTGGCTTGGATAACTTTCCAAAAAAGTACGGGCTCAAAATTGACATCATTAAATTAA
- a CDS encoding arginine deiminase, translating to MKEVLNEFQGSNFHFWDSLSKNEKIVQSSKFKSKIGVHSEIGKLRKVFLHSPGQEVELMTPKNAYELLYNDIIYYKNIVAGHTQLKSVLNLVAEVIEVSDYLKDILENKAAKDKLLNKILSFQGCLELKDELMNYPIQELSHALLTGIPLKRNTLEAWLSNKSFSLVPLPNMYFMRDTSMVVGSRVIASKMASPVRYAESIIMRTIYEYHPNLKGHGLLLDATEKQSDNEFTIEGGDVLVINEDLLLIGISERTTPKAVDTLVESLLKARAEDGNLEPFNILCVILPRERSTIHLDMIFTVVNKEQAVVYSPYVLGRERARVVRIRVKPDGDKKFKEVEDLLLGLRSVGVRMDPIPCGGDEPLHQQREQWNSGANLFSFAPGKVISYIHEHTLRACESSGFKIISAKDVTKHPSLLQNDSPIVVTVEGSELSRGGGGPRCMTCPVLRDKVE from the coding sequence GTGAAAGAAGTGCTGAATGAATTTCAGGGGAGTAATTTTCATTTTTGGGATTCTCTGTCTAAAAATGAAAAAATAGTACAGAGTTCAAAATTTAAAAGTAAAATTGGAGTCCATTCAGAAATTGGAAAACTACGAAAAGTTTTTTTGCATTCACCAGGTCAAGAAGTTGAGCTGATGACACCAAAAAATGCTTATGAACTATTATATAATGATATTATTTATTATAAAAATATTGTTGCAGGACATACGCAATTAAAATCAGTATTAAATCTTGTTGCAGAAGTTATAGAGGTTTCAGATTATTTAAAAGATATTCTTGAAAATAAAGCAGCAAAAGACAAACTTTTAAATAAAATATTATCATTTCAAGGATGTCTTGAGTTAAAAGATGAATTAATGAATTATCCCATTCAAGAGTTATCGCATGCATTATTAACTGGAATTCCATTAAAAAGGAACACCTTAGAAGCTTGGCTTTCTAATAAATCATTTTCATTAGTTCCGCTACCAAATATGTATTTCATGCGAGATACTAGTATGGTTGTAGGAAGTAGAGTTATTGCCTCAAAAATGGCAAGTCCAGTACGCTATGCTGAATCAATCATTATGCGTACTATCTATGAATATCATCCTAATTTAAAGGGACATGGGTTATTACTAGATGCAACTGAAAAACAAAGTGATAATGAATTTACAATAGAAGGTGGGGATGTTCTTGTCATAAATGAAGATTTGTTATTGATAGGAATCAGTGAAAGAACAACCCCAAAAGCAGTGGATACGCTAGTAGAATCTTTACTAAAAGCGAGAGCTGAAGATGGTAATTTAGAACCTTTTAATATTTTATGTGTCATCTTGCCAAGAGAAAGAAGTACTATTCATTTAGATATGATTTTTACTGTAGTAAACAAAGAACAAGCTGTAGTTTATTCTCCTTATGTTTTAGGAAGAGAACGCGCAAGAGTAGTAAGAATAAGAGTTAAACCCGATGGAGATAAAAAGTTTAAAGAAGTTGAAGATTTGCTATTGGGATTAAGAAGTGTGGGAGTTAGAATGGATCCTATCCCATGTGGAGGAGATGAGCCGCTTCATCAACAACGAGAACAATGGAATAGTGGTGCGAATTTGTTTTCTTTTGCTCCAGGTAAAGTGATTAGTTATATTCATGAGCATACTTTAAGAGCTTGTGAATCAAGTGGATTTAAAATTATATCAGCAAAAGATGTAACTAAACATCCTTCACTATTGCAAAACGATTCTCCAATTGTAGTAACAGTGGAAGGAAGTGAATTATCAAGGG
- a CDS encoding flagellar hook-basal body protein codes for MLKNVYSPLSGGVLQERMMEIISNNLANTNTTAFKEDEICYQAQEANPWPSYATPHPPAPFKINMQELWPLKGNEMAYVTLSEIRTAHSQGPMIKTGNSMNVAIQGDGFFEVMTPFGERLTRDGGFSVSNDGILISKSGAVVQGENGAITGLNGKEISILPTGEIYVGKKFIDKLKVIAFKDATLLERLGESLWIHNGPPENLKKPEGEVTQGYLEGSNVNPMRNLTNMIIAHRSYEALQKTVKSHDETMQNANKISEVQ; via the coding sequence ATGCTTAAAAATGTATACTCTCCATTGTCTGGAGGGGTTTTACAAGAAAGAATGATGGAAATTATTTCAAATAATTTAGCAAATACCAATACAACTGCATTTAAAGAAGATGAAATTTGTTATCAAGCACAAGAGGCAAATCCTTGGCCAAGTTATGCAACCCCACATCCTCCTGCACCTTTTAAAATTAATATGCAAGAGCTTTGGCCTTTAAAAGGAAATGAAATGGCTTATGTGACTTTAAGTGAGATTAGAACAGCACATTCGCAAGGACCAATGATAAAAACGGGTAATTCAATGAATGTCGCAATTCAAGGTGATGGTTTTTTTGAAGTAATGACTCCATTCGGGGAAAGGTTAACTCGAGATGGGGGGTTTAGTGTAAGTAATGATGGTATTTTAATTTCAAAAAGTGGCGCAGTTGTGCAAGGGGAAAATGGTGCGATTACTGGTTTGAATGGAAAAGAGATAAGTATTTTACCGACTGGAGAAATTTATGTTGGAAAAAAATTTATTGATAAATTAAAAGTGATTGCTTTTAAAGATGCAACTCTTCTTGAAAGACTTGGTGAAAGTTTATGGATTCATAATGGTCCACCTGAAAATTTAAAAAAGCCTGAAGGGGAAGTCACGCAAGGATATTTAGAGGGAAGTAATGTGAATCCTATGCGAAATTTAACTAACATGATTATTGCGCATAGGAGTTATGAAGCCTTACAAAAGACTGTAAAATCGCATGATGAAACAATGCAAAATGCTAATAAAATATCTGAAGTACAGTAA
- a CDS encoding HAD-IG family 5'-nucleotidase, translating into MFPDELKDIPIFEKIFCNRTLNMKSIKAIGFDMDYTLALYKPETFEKLAYNETLKKLVEIGYSKEILNWEFDHKYMIRGLVIDKIKGNVLKMDRHRYVKVAYHGFKELTREERRKLYDVENVITYEEPNFALIDTLFSLAEAFLFIQLVDFKDKSDKLNHKNYSDIYLDVRKSIDLCHRDGSIKNKVSENPGKYIKKDPNLVPILHDLKQSGRKIFIVTNSLWDYTSTVMNYVCSINKSNENKKWLDLFDLVITGSQKPSFFMSKNPIYSVELDSFSLKNIDLLTLSKKGAIECKVFQGGHFKLLYDILGIKTGSEILYIGDHIYGDILRSKKEIGWRTMLVIEELEQEIKEIQNLKDQYILCDSLNKKRVHLENEFERHQILEKESNNEKKEEIAKKIKKIGYDLLKLKELEKKEIKNYHHNLHPIWGELMKTGRQNSRFAAQVETYACLYTSKLTNLVHYGPHKNFRAVRDFMPHDLNE; encoded by the coding sequence ATGTTCCCTGATGAATTAAAAGATATTCCAATTTTTGAAAAAATTTTTTGTAATCGTACATTAAATATGAAATCAATTAAAGCAATTGGCTTCGACATGGACTATACCTTAGCTCTATACAAACCTGAAACATTTGAAAAACTTGCTTATAACGAAACATTAAAAAAACTAGTTGAAATAGGATATTCAAAAGAAATTCTGAATTGGGAATTCGATCATAAGTATATGATAAGAGGATTAGTAATTGATAAAATTAAAGGTAATGTGCTAAAAATGGATAGACATAGATATGTGAAAGTTGCATATCATGGTTTTAAAGAACTTACACGCGAAGAACGTAGAAAATTATATGATGTAGAAAATGTTATTACATATGAAGAACCCAATTTTGCGTTAATAGATACACTTTTTTCTTTAGCTGAAGCATTTTTGTTTATTCAATTAGTAGATTTTAAAGACAAAAGTGATAAATTAAATCATAAAAACTATTCTGACATATATCTTGATGTAAGAAAAAGTATTGATTTATGTCACAGAGACGGAAGCATTAAAAATAAAGTATCAGAAAATCCAGGAAAATATATCAAAAAAGATCCAAATTTAGTCCCCATTTTACATGATTTAAAACAATCTGGAAGAAAAATATTTATTGTTACAAATAGTTTATGGGATTACACCAGTACTGTCATGAATTATGTTTGCTCTATTAATAAATCTAATGAAAATAAAAAATGGTTAGATTTATTTGATTTAGTAATTACAGGTTCTCAAAAACCTTCTTTTTTTATGAGTAAAAATCCTATTTACTCTGTTGAACTCGATTCATTTTCTTTAAAAAATATTGACCTTCTAACTTTAAGTAAAAAAGGCGCCATAGAGTGTAAAGTATTTCAAGGCGGACATTTTAAATTACTTTATGATATTTTAGGAATAAAAACTGGATCTGAAATTTTATATATTGGCGACCATATCTATGGAGATATATTAAGAAGTAAAAAAGAAATTGGTTGGAGAACAATGCTTGTAATTGAAGAACTAGAACAAGAGATTAAAGAAATTCAAAATCTAAAAGACCAATATATTCTCTGTGATTCTTTAAATAAAAAAAGAGTTCATCTTGAAAATGAATTTGAACGTCATCAAATATTAGAAAAAGAATCAAACAATGAAAAAAAAGAAGAGATTGCAAAAAAAATAAAAAAAATAGGTTATGATTTACTTAAGCTTAAAGAACTAGAGAAAAAAGAAATTAAAAATTATCATCACAATCTTCATCCAATATGGGGAGAACTGATGAAAACAGGAAGACAAAATTCCCGTTTTGCAGCACAAGTTGAAACATATGCTTGTTTATATACAAGTAAGTTAACAAATCTAGTTCATTATGGACCACATAAAAACTTTAGAGCTGTACGAGATTTTATGCCGCATGATTTAAATGAATAA